In the Parus major isolate Abel chromosome 7, Parus_major1.1, whole genome shotgun sequence genome, ACCAATCCAGTTGAAATAGTGGAGGCAGAAAGTACAGTTTTTGATGTACAGGAGTGTGAGTACTTTTTGCATCTTGTTAATGGGGGAGAGGCAGACACCAgttaaattaaaagcagctgTCTTCAGGCTGGTCATGTGAAGCAGATTCACAtattttcagctggaatttggAGCTTATTCTCAGAATGTCACTGAGGTTAAGAACTGGCAGGATGCAAAAGGAGACATTTATGTGGCTTACGATAAGACCATGGTTGTTAGagtaagaattaaaaatacacgGGCGTCTCAGAACAGATGAAGATCAGCCAGCTGCCAAATTACAGTCAGCTTCTGGTTAATGGGGGTCAGGGAGAAACTTCCCTGGGGGAAATGCTGGAACAGCTTTCTCCAAGGTTTCTTGTAGCTTTCTCCCAAGTGTCCACATGGCAGCTGCTTTAGATACTTGATGAGATGGACTACAGGTATCATagggcagctgtggctgtgtgctTTGATCTAGCTTTAAATAcctgttttggggtttatttgaATGTCATATGGCCAGAGGggagaatgtttttttcttctacttcaCTAACATAGGGCAAGGATAAATAGACTTTGAGCATagtttaaatgaaaattcagaatgaTTGGTCTGATTAGCTGATTTTAAGTATAGAATTGGctaaagagaaatttaattcagaaacCACATTGTACTGGTCTATTGGACTGTTGATTGGTTACTTCTGAGCTCCGTGTTTTACGCCCTCTCCTTCCCGtgttataatttattttacttttttatgtcATACTCCATTTCTCAGGCTCTGACATCTTTGGAACTGGTGCAtaattaaaggaataaataattcAGGTCACTGGCAATTTACAGCtttctttgctgtctgtgctggagtAACTAAACATGGATGATGAAAGGAATCAAAATAAGGTTTGCATCATTTATCCAAGTAGCCCATAAAGGATGGGTAATATTTCTTGATCTGTAAAGCCTACAAAGGACTGCCAGTGTGTTTGGCAGCTGGATCAGACCCTCACCAGATCCATTTCTTTATCCAAACACAAGAATGACACAGGTGGCCAGAGAAGGTGACAGGCACCAGTGGACACCAGCCACACTTGCCTCCTGGAGCTGTCCTCCAGTCCCCCTTTGGCCCCACTTGGGAGGGGGCTGCACTGTTCCATGGGAGGCTGGAACCACGTCCAGTTGCAGAGCTGTCCATCCTGtctgtggcagcacagccatcACAGGCTGCCAGCCCACATgcaaaagactgaaaagaagATGTTTGATGGCAAGGGTCATCTACAGGTCATGTTAGATTACCAGGACCATTGAGTACACACCATTGATACACAAACATGGTATGGTGTCCAGCCATGTGAACAGTATTGCTGAACAGAGTTGGAGTATTCCTGTACTTCACTTTAGACTTACATTTAATTACCTTGATAATCAGGGCTAAGCTCCCCAGCAGAAGTGAGGCATCATCTCTGAGGATAACATGGTTAATTCTCTATGCATCACTTTGGAATAAGTCACACTAAGTGGAATGAATTATTATagtcaaaaataaaatgctgagtGATAGCTGTGTTGAAATGTACTAATGCAATTTGGAAGAGATTTGGGATTACAGTTCTGTTTCTTATAGTGGTTTATACACATTGTGTTCCAAGCAATTTTGGCAAAAGGTGATAGAAGAAGATTCCTGAGTAATTTAATTCTTGAGTAGCCAAACCACTTGTAAGTAGTGACTTCTTGAATTTATTAGCTTAtgctactggaaaaaaaaaagtcttcttttgTGTCCCAAGGAAGTGAAGTAACAAAGACAATGAAAACCAACCGAAATTATTTATCAGACTTcataaaatcagctttaaaagTTAGCTGTCAACAGCTAGCTAATTACATGTGTGAACACATAGGAACACGTGTATCTTGCATCATATACATGTAATCTTTCCTGTCTAAAAAGAAGTTATCCCATGAACTTTGCCTGTCCTGACACTCCAGAGCCATCAGTGGAAAAGCAGTGTTGCTGAGCCCTGGTGTAAGCAGTGGTCAATTTGTTCACCTCCAAGGAGAACTGTGATGTGGAACAGCCCTGTGACTGCCATAATGTTACCAGCATGTGGTTCTGGTTTTGCACATCTGTCATGCCATTGATGTGAAAAGGTTACAAGGATGTGAGTTAGGGTTCAAAGTTACAAATCAGCCAGCTTCAGCATCATTATGTACAAATTTATCCTGTGTCAATGAAAGATGCTTTTGCCTTTTACCAAGTGAAACTAAGCTATATTTGTGGTTTctctatttgttttcttgcctAAATAGACACTGGAAAGGGAGGGGTgtgtgaatgtattttttttctcagtccaAAAAGGATAGAATCTCTTtttttgaagaaggaaaactgCAAAGATCAGCCTCCACTGCTCCTGCAAATGGCTTCATCTTCATTCTTGTCCACATGCTCTCATTTaatgtttgggggttttttttctgctggttaAATGATTACATTATGGTGGCTCTAAAGGTGCCACCATAAAAAGCCCCCTGTACCTGTTGTTTAGGCTTCTCACTGTGCAGCCCTGTTGTAAGGTAGATGTGAGGCACCTCAGATTGTGGAAACATGTGAAATAGTCCTTTGAATTTTGGGGAGAGCATGTCTAATGGTATGTTCTGCCAGAACTTCAGTGGCCTCGATATTTCAATCTATTATCTACCAGCTAACATATATTTCCTAACTTGAAGTGTGGGCATGGTCAGGTGCAGTTGAAGATTTGGAATTGCTCTGGAAGTTGCTGCAGCTACATGTTTCATCTGGaataaactataaaaaaaaatctcttggtGAGGGTATTGTTTTACCCATCTCAGGACAGGAACTTTATGTGAGGTCAGTAGTATTAGAAGGAGGTTAACTTTAGAGTCTGGAATAATTTCACTCCAAGTCAGGGCATTTCTGTCCCTCCCCACCCATTTCACAGTGAAACATTGCAGCGATTACGTTGATTTGGCTCACGTATTTGCTTTTATCTCTTAGGTGAAAAGTTCATGAGATTTGGCTATCCAGATATCCCCTTTGATATGAACCTAAGCTATGACAAGGAGGCTGAGCTGATGCAGTCTCACATGATGGACCAAGCCATCACCAATGCAATCACCTACCTTGGAGCTGAGGCACTTCACCCCCTGATGCAGCACACACCGAGCACAATTGCAGAGGTGGCCCCAGTCATCAGCTCAGCTTACGCTCAGGTCTATCATCCCAGCAGGATAGAGAGGCCCATCAGCAGGGAAACAGCTGACAGCCACGAGAACAACATGGATGGCCCCATCTCCCTCATCAGACCAAAGAGTCGAATCCAGGATAGAGAGGGCTCCCCCAGCAATAGCTGCCTGGATTCTACTGACTCAGACAGCAGCCACGACGACCGCCAGTCCTACCCAGGAAACGCTGCCTTAACCCCCAAGATAAAGCCAAACCCGGCTTATGTGAAGGAGGAGGCCAAGCCTTTGGAGGTCACAAAAGCTCCTAAGGGCTCTTTAAAGGATATGTACAAGGTGATCAACGGAGAAGGGGAGCAGATTAGGGCTTTCAAGTGTGAGCACTGTCGCGTCCTCTTCCTGGACCATGTCATGTACACCATCCACATGGGCTGCCACGGCTACCGGGACCCGCTGGAGTGCAACATCTGTGGCTACCGGAGCCAGGACCGCTATGAGTTCTCGTCGCACATAGTCCGGGGGGAGCACACATTCCGCTAGGCCTTCTCATCCAAAGGGGACTCGTATGAAGTAGAAGAACTGCACATGAAGAAATACTGCACTTACAATCCCACTTTTCCTCAGACATTGAGACGcctattttgttgttgttgctgttgttgttgttgctgttgtttaattattattattaaccTTATTTTTTGTGGACCCAACCTCATTTTCTCTGCCCAGCTtaagaatggaaaaaaggaagggaatggATAAAGGAGGGGTTTGTTACGGCCGTCGGTTTTTGGGGAGTGATCCGCCTTGCTTTCTGTGGGAATTGGAAGGCAGTCCGTGTCCGTCTCAGTCAGTTGTACACCATGTCCTCTTTTGGGATATCACTCAACCATGCCAGGTGCTTTCAAGTCCCATCAAGATGCCATTCATTTGCAATTTCAGAGGAATAGGTAGAAACATTTCAGAGGAGAGCCTTTTCCTAATGTGAAGATCTGGTGCGAACTTTCGGTGGCTGGAGGAAAGGGGGGAACTTTGTCCTGCAGAAcgaacaattatttttaaagcaaaactgttAGGGAGTTAGGAGCATGAATCAAAGTCAATATTCCTTTCAAAATCACTTTGAAGGGTGAGCTGTTTTCCTGGGTTCAGTGTCTATTGCCCCTCTAGAAtgtaaataaatctaaaaaaaagaaaaaaaagaaaaaaagaaatgtatgtCTTAACACTGTACCACATTACAGCAGTTTAGTTTCATAAGTCTGAGGGCCTTCTGTGGTAAGTTTGAggctttgtgtttttattttccttaactTATGAAGCACCTTTTTTTAGAATTGTTGATATTCTGTTACTCCATGCTTATGTGTTGTTTCACTGGCTTCTTAGAGACCCTTGGGAGCCTTACTTCTTTAGTTGCACCCTAAGTTTTAAGAAAGAGCATttagaaataacatttaaacATGCTGCTAGGACAGTAAGTGGCCTAGGAGTCAGTGAGAGTCTGTAGTTTACTCAAGAGGTTCTGCTGttcttctgaaatacttttgggttaaaaatatggattttttaaatgacaaaagtACTAGTAGCAAAGTGTTCTTTAAATATAggtatatatagatatataattaTGTAAATACTTTCTCATTCTACTATTACAGTGTTAACCTCTTGGCAACAGCCTAAACTAAGACTTGCAGCTGGGAAAGCGATAGGAGCCAGATCCTTGGCCAGCATTTATCCTCTTGGCTCCATTGAATTTAATGGAGCTGCCCCAACTACTTCAGCTACATCGTGATCCGAACCTtgactgttttttctcttgttgaCTTCTTGCTTGCTTATTTGCTGGAACAACtgatttccttttgtttgtatGTCATCAATTCTGCTTAATTTAGGGGTGAAAGTATTAGCAGGTTTTGCTGGATAGCCTTGGCTATGCCAGGTTACATACGACCTTCAGGTCACATACATGTGACCAACAGGTCACGTACAACCTTCCCTGCTTCTTCAGGGATAAGTGATAAGTGGAGGTGTAGGTGTTTTGTCTTGATTTGAACttaaagatttcatttttactcctattttattaattttcctgtaGGGAAGGCAAATGGAGAAACACACTCCAGAGTGAGTCCTTGACCTAGAGACTGGACAAGAAAACAAGTCCACtgatctgttttgtttcctttctttctctctcagtAAATAACAAAGCCAGCAACCACCCAGCAAGTTTCATCAGTAAAAACTGGGCTTAAACCTACGGGACAGATTGCCATTGAAACCCAACTGTTTGTACCAATCACAATTGAAATGTTGTTGTTTGGCAACAAGAGCACAGCTTGAGAATGGAAAGATCTGGATGGGTTTAACCCCCTCCGCACGCACGGTCTCCATGCGCTTGGGGAGACCTTTTCCAAAGGATAAAGTTACTAAAGTATAAAAGAGAGAGCAAGATCAGGCCATAATGAATTCCCATCTGCTCCCTCCAATCTGTGCACTTGATGCATATGCCAGTTTGCTGTTCGTTTTGAGGgtactgggtttttttcttcttctcttcctaGACCTGGAGCATTTGAAAGTAGGAGCTGAGTGGTATTGATTGAAATCTTTTTATGGTGACATTCTTGGCAGCTAGAACCTGTGTTTAGAAAGAATACAGTAGATCATGGCCAGATTACCTGATGActgcttcccagcactgcaATGCTATTAAGTAGGAGCTGGTAAAGTCTTGCAGTAGCCTATTAATTATAATACAATATGGAGAGAAATGTCATCTTGTGTAATGTGAGACCTATCAAGGCTGGGAATATGCAGGCTTTGGAGAGACAGATTTAAAGATCTATTCCCAACATTGTTCTTAATGTCGTTGGgttcctccccctccttctttCTTCACCCTAATGTAGAGGAAACTGGGGCAAATGAACCAGTGCCGTCCTCTGGACCATTCTCATTGTCTTGTGCCTGGTGCAGTCTAAAGAGTTTgtgcaggagaaaagcagggagatgctggagggCATCGCTTTTATTCCGTGTGGCTGGttctctgcagccagggaggtGGGCTTAGGTGGCAGGCAGCCGTGCTTTTTGTCAGGATGTGCctggaaattcagaaaagaaaaaaaaaaagtggttgtGATTTACTGAGGCAAGAAAGGTCCTTTAAGAACAAGGGTGGAAAGGGAAAGGTTCTTGGGCCTTGAGGGTTGCTTGGGCCGCAAGAAAAACACATGCCCaagcaagagagaaaagttGCCGGCAAATCCTTTCAGTCTCTGGGGGAAACACTCTATTCTCCCCTCTGTGGTCAGTGAAAGAACATTGGGCTGTGGTTTCTTGGAATAGTTAGCACTAGGGAAAAAGAGTATAAAATGTCTGCCTTTGTTTGGGAAAGCACCGGAATACGGGAAAGGTAGAGAATCTCTTGTGTATCCACACATCAGCTGGCTGCAATTACATCTGCAGTTTGTTAGTGTGCACTTTGGTTCACTGATGATACCTCCAGTAGGGTGTGTTCTGTAGATGTTTCAAGGATCAGATGGGGAGGCCCAGTGATTTTGGACCTGGCTTCAGTTAAGTCCAGCTTGTTGATCTAATGGTAGCAGCTGAGATCAGTATGTCCAGGTGTCACAGGCACAGGGAACTGGGGAGGCACTGGGCAGTTACCTTATAGAAACTACATTTTTTGGAGAGGAAGAAACTTGAGGTGTCacattaatttcttattatCAATGTCCTTTTCTAAACATTCACGAAGACTTTTATTCTAGAGttaggaaaagaagaaagattaaatTCTAGTTCaaattttgaacaaaattttgaattaaCATGTACTTTAGAATTCAATTCCTGCTGAAAATTATTAGACAGCTTTATGTAATGCAGTTTGTCCCTTCACAAAAGTGAGCAAAATGGGGCAGCAGAGATTTCTTTgagtgttttttcttccttgctctcTGCGAGAATTGGATTTCTAAGAAAAGCTCTTGAGTTTCATCAAGTTCATTAGTCATTCACAGTGTACTAGGAATTTCAGTAGCTAATCCTTGGCCTCCAAATCCGTTTGTTCTTAGTATTTGGTGCTGGAAATTGAACCTGGCTGATTTTTATTGGACTCTTTTGAAATTCTTGGAATCGGGTTTCCGGTTAGAAACGTGCATTTGCAAATTTAGAATTGGCTTTCTGTAAGCATTCcccattttcatttaaagaaaaaaaaaaaaaagaaattctgtgcaCTTCTCTGCCAGTAAACCCTTTTGCTTCTTTTACATCAAAAATGGCAATATTCTGACTCAGTTTAGAGGATTAAAAGCCTATTAATTTAAAGAGAAGTGTGACTGCTTATTCTGCTCTTGGTGTGATCCATATCCTTGGAGCAAAGGGCATTATCTATATATCTGCAGCTATGACAGATGAATTTTACAGTCACCTCTCTTTGTAATCAGTTGGGAGTGCACATcaaaatatattgcatttttcAGTAAAGCCCACTCTTTACTCAATAACTTAGgggattaaaataattttattctcctTAAAAAGTGCTTTCATCTATGATGTGATGTGAAAGGTGTCTAGGCATTAACCTGTAGTGGTCTGTAGTAGAGAGGAAGATTTTAAATGGGTTAATTGGCCTGATATTTAGTGGTGCTGGTTTCTACAATGTGAGAACCCAGCTCACAAAGTGGCCATGTGAACCTAAATTATGTTTACTGCAAGGTGAAGAAATTCTCAATTGTCACAGtttccaaatttatttctgtttacaaGGGCTTCCCTAAATTTGTGCAGTAAGGCAGGAGGTgtaggttggatattagaaaaaagttttttacagaaagggtgataaagttTTTGAATagtctgcctggggaggtggtggagtcaccatccctggatgtgtttttaaaaagactggatgtggcactcagtgccatggtttggTTGAGatgttagggctgggttggactcgatctTGGagaggtttcttccaacccagtgattctgtgtgattttgtGACATCAGTAATGAAACCCAACACTTCAAAACTAGGCTTTCATGGGGCATTAATACTTCCCAGGTCCTGGGCTAGCTTGTTCTGATGTAAAAGAAGCCGGACAACAGATGCTCCTTCCTCCAGAAAGAAATTTTGGAGGTAATTGCAGCAAAGGTGCTTCTTTCAGCCAAGGGCAGGAGCTACATAATGCAGTTCCTTCACTGGATAAATTCTTTTCCTTAACTCTTGCTGTGCTTTATAATGTAATgaggggggaggagggaggctgCCAGAGTTACCTAAAGTCAGTGTGGGATTTTAGGAAAAGGGTGATGAGATTGGCTTTTCTGCTAGCAATTCACATTTTAGCTTGGCTtaatagcatttaaaaacaaaaatggatgGCCTGTGGTCTGGGGCAGCTGGAGAGCTTGAgaaagtatatttatatatatatggtatTGTGTAGTTAGATATATGCTTAATTGTATATGTGCcttttccaaatgcattttgGGAGATCCTGATGTCGTTTGTGATATCCTACCAGACCCTTTCAGAATGcacaacaaaaaccaacccaaagGAAAcatcccttctcctgctctgcaccctCCTGGGCAGCTTGACCCAGAGAGAGGACCCTGTTGGGTACTTTGCTGTGAGATTTCCTGGAGTTAGATGGCTTTTAGGAGTGGGAAGGGCTGAAAATGACCCTAGCAAAGTGCATTCCAGCTATCCAGCCAGAGCTGGTCTGTAGCTGGTCCCAGGGAACACGGCATGCCCAGTGCAATGCCAGGACTTGCCGTGGGAGCCCCCAGCTGTGCCGTGCCCTACGGAGAGCCAGGGAAGCGTCTCCTGTTTCCTTCTGCTCAGCTCTTTAGGTAAAACACCCTTGGAAGTGGATCTTGCTCTGCTTTAAAGCTCCCCCTTAGGACTGGGAGCAGACTTTAAAGCACTTGCTTCTTgcttcagcctggaaaaacaaatgtgGCGAGTCCTTTGGAAGCGGTTTGCAAGTTTGCCTGTCACGCTGCTGCCACGCCAGGAATTGGTATAGAGGGAAAAGAAGCTCTTCAGCAGGAGGTGTTCAGGGGGTTCACGAGCTGGAGCACTGCAGTGATGAGCACAGTGCTGGTTCTGGGACTTTCCCAGTGGGTTGGTGACCTGGTTTCAGGTGCAGTTGTtccccctgcagggctgcagagccgAGTGTGCCGGCACAGCCAAGGCAGATGGGCCACCGTGGACAAGGTGGCTGGGCCAGCAAGCTTTGGGCAGACCCAGATCCACCCCCTTGGCACTGCAGCCAAGAGGCCACAGCAGTCAAAGAGGGGTGGTGAGGGGAGCAATTAGATAGAAAAGAGCTAGAATTTCCTTCATAGGGAATAGATTCCCTTCTATCCCATTCATGTGTTCTGAGATACAAGCAAAGGAGAACATCACTGGTTCCCAATTTGGTTTCTAATTTGACCTCCTACAACCCCACCTGAAAGGGTGGGTTATGTCCTTCCCCTACCTGGCTCTGAAACATGCAGAGGACAGTCAGGAGGAGGGGTGGGCTCAGGCTTTGCTGTACTGCATGCTTAACAGGCCAGGAGAACAATAAAACCGGTCTCTGTTTAAGTCACCTACCTTCCCAGTTGATCATGCAGATTCCCGGTTCCTGTTTGCTTCCAGCCTTTGGAAAGGTGGTTATCAGTGTGCTCACTTGGGTCCTCATCTTTGAAGATAACTTTCCATGCTGTCTCCTTCTGTACAAACTTCTCCTTTTCATCTTGGGGCCTAATTAATCAGTGGACAGAAATTACCATTTCAACAGAAACCTGCATAGTTGTAgtaaaactaatatttttttacagttgcaaaaaaaaccaacaaaacaaaacaacaaaaaagcaaacc is a window encoding:
- the IKZF2 gene encoding zinc finger protein Helios isoform X3 yields the protein MEAEAVDGYITCDNDYSPEREHCGMAIDLTSSTPNGQHTSPCHMAGTNSVKLEMQSDEEFDRKPLIHEDIIRAHDGGSSLEDPFIGSNEMVDNRKIQELSSEGGIRLPNGKLKCDVCGMVCIGPNVLMVHKRSHTVGKPHKCNYCGRSYKQRSSLEEHKERCHNYLQNVGLEAAGQVMSHHVPALEDCKEQEPVMDNNISVVPFERPAVIEKLTSNMGKRKSSTPQKFVGEKFMRFGYPDIPFDMNLSYDKEAELMQSHMMDQAITNAITYLGAEALHPLMQHTPSTIAEVAPVISSAYAQVYHPSRIERPISRETADSHENNMDGPISLIRPKSRIQDREGSPSNSCLDSTDSDSSHDDRQSYPGNAALTPKIKPNPAYVKEEAKPLEVTKAPKGSLKDMYKVINGEGEQIRAFKCEHCRVLFLDHVMYTIHMGCHGYRDPLECNICGYRSQDRYEFSSHIVRGEHTFR